The Bernardetia litoralis DSM 6794 genome includes a window with the following:
- the hemB gene encoding porphobilinogen synthase: protein MSFDFQSMRSRPRRNRQSAVIRAMVEETSLSISDFMFPVFVMEGTNKKEPIASMPNIFRYSLDRLLEEIEECYKLGIRAFAPFPSLTDEYKDAMATSSHNPENIYLKAITAIKEKFPDVFIMTDIAMDPYSSDGHDGIYKDGKILNDETLEVLGKMAVAQARAGADYVGPSDMMDGRVAYLRHALDKEGFQDVGIIAYTAKYASAFYGPFRDALDSEPRFGDKKTYQMNPANVREALLEAKLDIEEGADMIMVKPALSYLDVISKLNQNSNIPIVAYNVSGEYAIVKAGAEKGWIDGEKIMLETLLSIKRAGAKIILSYFAKEVAQILSKK, encoded by the coding sequence ATGTCTTTCGACTTTCAATCTATGCGTTCTCGCCCTCGTCGCAATCGTCAATCTGCTGTCATTCGTGCTATGGTAGAAGAAACGTCTCTTTCAATTTCTGATTTTATGTTTCCTGTTTTTGTCATGGAAGGAACAAACAAAAAAGAACCGATTGCTTCAATGCCAAATATTTTTCGTTATTCTTTAGACAGACTTTTAGAAGAAATTGAAGAGTGCTATAAGTTAGGAATACGTGCTTTTGCTCCTTTTCCAAGTCTAACCGATGAGTATAAAGATGCAATGGCAACTTCAAGTCATAATCCTGAAAATATATATTTGAAAGCTATAACAGCTATAAAAGAAAAATTTCCAGATGTCTTTATTATGACTGATATAGCAATGGATCCTTACAGCAGTGATGGACATGATGGAATTTATAAAGATGGAAAAATCTTGAATGATGAAACATTAGAGGTTTTGGGTAAAATGGCTGTTGCACAAGCTCGTGCAGGTGCTGATTATGTTGGTCCTTCAGATATGATGGACGGAAGAGTAGCATATTTGAGACACGCTTTAGACAAAGAAGGTTTTCAAGATGTGGGGATAATTGCTTATACAGCCAAATATGCAAGTGCTTTTTATGGTCCTTTTAGAGATGCTTTAGATTCTGAACCTCGTTTTGGAGATAAAAAAACGTACCAAATGAATCCTGCCAATGTACGTGAAGCTCTTTTAGAAGCAAAACTAGATATAGAAGAAGGTGCTGATATGATTATGGTAAAACCTGCCCTTTCCTATCTTGATGTGATTAGTAAATTAAATCAAAATTCAAATATTCCAATTGTGGCTTATAATGTAAGTGGCGAATATGCAATAGTGAAAGCAGGAGCTGAAAAAGGATGGATAGATGGCGAAAAAATAATGTTAGAAACACTACTAAGCATAAAAAGAGCAGGAGCAAAAATTATTTTGTCTTATTTTGCAAAAGAAGTAGCACAAATTTTGTCTAAAAAATAG
- a CDS encoding glycosyltransferase family 2 protein, producing the protein MKKLSILIPTYNEEKTILLVLEKIKNVELDGLEKEVIIIDDYSEDNTEKVIKEYQSKNQNFSIIYFKQDKNKGKGAALHKGIKQATGDFLIIQDADLEYNPNEYNILLEPILEGVADVVYGTRFMGNKPHRVLFFWHSIGNKFLTFLSNIVTNLNLTDMETCYKAFKIEIIKSVLLKEKRFGFEPEVTAKIARIPNIKIYEVGISYYGRTYQEGKKINWKDGFRALYCIFKYGFLKMK; encoded by the coding sequence ATGAAAAAACTATCTATACTAATTCCCACTTATAACGAAGAAAAAACAATACTTCTAGTGTTAGAAAAAATAAAAAATGTTGAATTAGATGGTTTAGAAAAAGAAGTAATTATTATTGATGATTATTCAGAAGATAATACAGAAAAAGTAATTAAAGAATATCAATCAAAAAATCAAAATTTTTCTATTATTTACTTCAAACAAGATAAAAATAAAGGCAAAGGAGCAGCACTTCACAAAGGAATAAAACAAGCAACAGGAGATTTTTTAATTATTCAAGATGCTGACTTAGAATATAACCCAAACGAATATAACATTCTATTAGAACCAATTTTGGAAGGCGTTGCAGATGTGGTTTATGGAACTCGTTTTATGGGAAATAAACCACATAGAGTTTTGTTTTTCTGGCACAGTATAGGAAACAAATTTCTAACCTTTTTATCAAATATAGTTACCAATCTAAATCTTACAGATATGGAAACTTGTTATAAAGCTTTTAAAATAGAAATTATAAAATCAGTTTTATTAAAAGAAAAAAGATTTGGTTTCGAACCTGAAGTTACGGCAAAAATAGCACGAATTCCGAATATTAAAATTTACGAAGTAGGTATTTCTTATTATGGAAGAACCTATCAAGAAGGTAAAAAAATAAACTGGAAAGATGGCTTTAGAGCTTTGTATTGCATCTTTAAGTATGGATTTTTAAAAATGAAATAA
- a CDS encoding NAD-dependent succinate-semialdehyde dehydrogenase, with the protein MSDNHTVQTINPATNEVLETYQLLSATEITNKIQDSETAFQDWKKTSFSERSALFKKLSLLLKDRKQELAILMTKEMGKPISQAKAEIEKCALLCDFYAEKAASFLSPQNKDFEGSEAYVRYDPLGVILAVMPWNFPFWQVFRFAVPSLMAGNVGILKHSSNSFGCGEAIASLFLEVGFPKNTFQNFLISGKQVKQVLENNHVKAATLTGSEAAGSSVAEIAGKNIKKTVLELGGNDPFIVLADADIQLAAQTAVKARTQNSGQSCIAGKRFIIVNEVYDEFVEEFKAEMSKLKMGNPMEETTDIGCQAREDLAKELDEQVQESIKKGAKLILGGKRNNAFYEPTILVDVKEGMPAFDDELFGPVASVIKAEGENHAIELANNSEFGLGSSVWTKDIQKAKKIASQIESGSVFINGMVKSDPRLPFGGIKKSGYGRELSINGIHEFVNIKTVWIS; encoded by the coding sequence ATGTCAGATAATCATACAGTTCAGACTATCAATCCAGCTACAAATGAAGTTCTTGAAACATATCAACTTCTTTCAGCAACAGAGATTACCAATAAAATACAAGATTCAGAAACTGCTTTTCAAGATTGGAAGAAAACTTCTTTTTCAGAGCGTTCAGCACTTTTCAAAAAACTTTCTTTGCTTTTAAAAGACAGAAAACAGGAACTAGCAATATTAATGACAAAAGAAATGGGAAAACCTATTAGTCAAGCCAAAGCTGAAATTGAAAAATGTGCTTTATTGTGTGATTTTTATGCCGAAAAAGCAGCATCTTTTTTATCTCCTCAAAATAAAGATTTTGAGGGTTCTGAGGCGTATGTTCGTTATGACCCACTTGGTGTTATTTTGGCTGTTATGCCTTGGAATTTTCCATTTTGGCAAGTTTTTCGTTTTGCTGTTCCTTCTCTGATGGCTGGGAATGTTGGTATTTTGAAGCACTCTTCTAATTCTTTTGGTTGTGGAGAAGCCATAGCATCTCTTTTTTTAGAAGTAGGATTTCCTAAAAATACCTTTCAAAATTTCTTGATTAGTGGAAAGCAAGTCAAGCAAGTATTAGAAAATAATCATGTAAAAGCAGCTACACTTACAGGAAGTGAGGCAGCAGGTTCGTCGGTTGCAGAAATTGCAGGAAAAAACATCAAAAAGACTGTTTTAGAACTGGGAGGCAATGATCCTTTTATTGTTTTGGCTGATGCAGATATACAACTGGCTGCCCAAACTGCCGTAAAAGCACGTACTCAAAATTCAGGTCAGAGTTGTATTGCTGGCAAACGTTTTATTATTGTAAATGAGGTTTATGATGAGTTTGTAGAAGAGTTTAAAGCTGAAATGTCAAAGCTAAAAATGGGTAATCCAATGGAAGAAACAACTGATATTGGTTGTCAAGCAAGAGAAGATTTGGCTAAAGAATTAGACGAGCAAGTTCAAGAGTCTATAAAAAAAGGAGCAAAATTAATTTTGGGAGGAAAGCGAAATAATGCTTTTTATGAACCGACTATTTTGGTAGATGTAAAAGAAGGAATGCCTGCTTTTGATGATGAGCTTTTTGGACCTGTTGCTTCTGTAATAAAAGCCGAAGGTGAAAATCATGCCATTGAGCTTGCTAATAATTCAGAGTTTGGATTAGGCTCTTCAGTTTGGACAAAAGACATTCAAAAAGCCAAAAAAATAGCTTCACAAATAGAATCAGGAAGTGTTTTTATTAATGGAATGGTAAAATCTGACCCTCGTTTGCCTTTTGGTGGAATAAAAAAATCGGGTTATGGAAGAGAACTTTCTATCAATGGAATTCACGAATTTGTAAATATAAAAACTGTTTGGATAAGCTAA